In the Arachis ipaensis cultivar K30076 chromosome B10, Araip1.1, whole genome shotgun sequence genome, one interval contains:
- the LOC110268471 gene encoding uncharacterized protein LOC110268471, with translation MFSTTDAEKHKGRKTTEFWDVDVIDSEGIVKQAKMSVRETMEWSLNGSKIILRFNEELQAVGDGAGLLSGILGALGSDYSKFPICEKSWAKVRGKDKVYDDCIKVGIVVAGDIPLSG, from the exons ATGTTTTCTACTACTGATGCTGAAAAGCACAAAGGACGAAAGACTACTGAGTTTTGGGATGTTGATGTCATTG aTTCTGAAGGAATAGTCAAGCAAGCTAAAATGAGTGTGAGGGAGACTATGGAGTGGTCTCTTAATGGTAGCAAGATCATACTGAGGTTCAATGAGGAACTACAAGCAGTGGGAGATGGTGCTGGCCTGTTGAGTGGCATTCTAGGAGCGCTGGGATCTGATTACAGCAAATTTCCTATCTGTGAAAAGAGTTGGGCTAAGGTGCGGGGCAAAGACAAGGTTTATGATGATTGCATAAAG GTGGGCATTGTCGTCGCAGGAGATATTCCACTTTCAGGATAG